A single region of the Oleispira antarctica RB-8 genome encodes:
- a CDS encoding protein of CheY-like domain, with the protein MALPVLICDDSSFARKQMKRALPDGWDIDLTFATNGVEGVEAIRQGKGEVVFLDLTMPEMDGYGVLEAIRKEDLPAMVIVVSGDIQPDAQERVKKLGAMAFIKKPIDKAKATEILTEFGILSAAE; encoded by the coding sequence ATGGCACTTCCTGTTCTAATTTGTGACGATTCCAGCTTCGCACGTAAGCAAATGAAACGAGCACTACCCGATGGCTGGGACATAGACCTAACATTTGCAACAAACGGCGTTGAAGGCGTTGAGGCGATACGTCAAGGCAAGGGAGAAGTCGTCTTCTTAGATTTAACCATGCCAGAGATGGACGGTTATGGCGTATTAGAAGCCATTAGAAAAGAAGACCTCCCCGCCATGGTGATCGTTGTGTCTGGAGATATACAACCTGATGCTCAAGAAAGAGTCAAAAAGCTCGGAGCAATGGCCTTTATTAAGAAACCCATCGATAAAGCAAAAGCCACAGAAATTCTTACTGAATTTGGCATTTTATCGGCGGCTGAATAA
- a CDS encoding putative response regulator, with product MGANAMTTLINEDQRDCYQEITNVAMGQAADRLARLLNVYVILPIPKVNMISASELHMALADTATSENVSAVCQGFIGSGIAGEALLVFNDASFSDLAKLMNYKGPLDRHGELELLMDVSSVLIGACIHGIGEQLEISFNQGHPVVLGQHCHVDDLVKSGNHQWSQTLAIEIHYEIENMNINCDLLLLFTEDSVAKINQQVDYLLD from the coding sequence ATGGGGGCAAATGCAATGACGACCTTAATCAACGAAGATCAACGCGATTGCTATCAAGAGATTACCAACGTCGCCATGGGGCAAGCTGCTGATCGGCTAGCAAGGCTTTTAAACGTATATGTCATCCTTCCCATTCCCAAAGTTAATATGATCAGTGCCAGCGAACTTCACATGGCGTTAGCCGACACGGCAACCAGTGAAAATGTATCTGCGGTATGCCAGGGTTTTATCGGATCTGGAATTGCGGGTGAAGCATTACTTGTTTTCAATGATGCTAGCTTTTCTGACTTAGCCAAATTAATGAATTATAAAGGCCCTCTGGATCGTCATGGTGAACTGGAATTATTAATGGATGTCAGCTCTGTGCTTATTGGCGCTTGCATTCATGGCATTGGTGAGCAACTAGAAATCTCGTTCAATCAAGGTCATCCCGTCGTGCTAGGTCAACACTGCCATGTTGACGACCTTGTTAAATCAGGGAACCATCAATGGTCTCAAACCTTGGCGATAGAGATACATTATGAAATTGAAAATATGAATATAAACTGTGATTTATTATTACTTTTCACGGAAGATTCAGTCGCAAAAATTAATCAACAAGTCGACTATTTATTAGACTAA
- a CDS encoding Acyl-CoA dehydrogenase produces MSNLINAKDLEFLLYDVFQAQQLTELPFYQDHDKGTFDGVIATAEKIATEYFLPHNAKADANEPQFDGDKVTTIDEVKVAWQHYSQSGLLAARHSYDDGGMQLPAIINTACVSYFMSANPSTSGYPFLTSAAANLINAFAADEHKKKYLPAMFDGRFSGTMAMTEPDVGSSLGDLTTKATPQDDGSYRIKGQKMYISGGDQDITENIVHLVLARIEGAPQGAKGISLFIVPKILTHDDGSLGAANDVKLVGLLHKMGYRGTTSTVLQFGDNNQCQGFLIGEANHGLKYMFKMMNEARIGVGTGAAMIGYRGYLESLDYAKNRPQGRSVASKDSNSKPLNIIEHTDVKRMLLAQKCFVEGSLALCLLAARLVDESEVGGDADSGLLLDLLTPVVKSFPSYYGPKANDLAIQVLAGAGYTKDYPVEQCYRDNRLNPIHEGTHGIQSLDLLGRKLWLHNGKGQQLLLQKIQKTLMSAKEKPALAGLVSEYQGYLDLFIKTTMTLGGALQKGEVEKGLANSAVYLDMMGKMVVAWLWIEMADKATSVFENKDSAEDQQFLAGKLQAAQYFIRWELPKVTHQANLLQGFDETCMSMQADWF; encoded by the coding sequence GTGTCGAACTTAATTAATGCGAAAGATTTAGAGTTTTTATTGTATGACGTTTTTCAAGCTCAGCAGTTGACCGAACTGCCTTTTTATCAAGATCATGATAAAGGGACATTCGATGGCGTTATCGCCACGGCCGAAAAAATTGCCACCGAATACTTCTTACCCCATAACGCGAAAGCGGATGCTAACGAGCCACAATTTGATGGTGATAAAGTAACCACTATTGATGAAGTTAAGGTTGCTTGGCAGCATTATTCGCAATCAGGTTTATTGGCTGCGCGACACAGTTACGATGATGGAGGTATGCAGTTACCTGCCATTATTAATACGGCGTGTGTTAGCTACTTCATGTCGGCGAACCCTTCAACATCTGGTTACCCGTTTTTAACCAGTGCGGCGGCCAATTTAATTAATGCTTTTGCCGCTGATGAGCATAAGAAAAAATATTTACCGGCAATGTTTGATGGCCGTTTCTCTGGCACCATGGCGATGACAGAGCCTGATGTCGGCTCGTCTTTAGGAGATCTCACGACAAAAGCAACCCCGCAAGACGATGGCAGCTATCGTATCAAAGGCCAGAAAATGTACATTTCTGGCGGAGATCAAGACATTACAGAAAATATTGTGCATTTGGTATTAGCAAGAATCGAAGGCGCACCACAAGGGGCAAAAGGGATTTCATTATTCATCGTGCCGAAAATACTGACACATGACGATGGCTCTTTGGGCGCGGCGAATGACGTGAAGCTTGTTGGCTTATTGCATAAAATGGGTTATCGCGGCACGACCAGTACCGTGCTTCAATTTGGTGATAATAACCAATGCCAAGGCTTTTTGATTGGCGAAGCTAATCATGGCTTAAAATATATGTTCAAAATGATGAATGAAGCGCGTATTGGTGTGGGTACTGGTGCGGCGATGATTGGTTATCGTGGTTACTTGGAATCGCTAGATTATGCGAAAAATCGTCCACAAGGTCGATCTGTTGCGAGTAAAGATTCAAACAGTAAGCCGTTAAATATCATCGAACATACCGATGTGAAGCGCATGTTATTAGCACAGAAATGCTTTGTCGAAGGATCACTCGCTTTGTGCCTGTTAGCCGCGCGCTTAGTGGATGAGTCGGAAGTGGGTGGTGATGCTGATAGTGGTTTGCTATTAGATTTATTAACCCCTGTCGTTAAATCATTTCCATCTTATTATGGTCCGAAAGCGAATGACTTAGCTATTCAAGTATTGGCTGGAGCGGGGTATACCAAAGATTATCCTGTAGAGCAGTGTTACCGAGATAACCGTTTAAATCCAATTCATGAAGGTACTCATGGTATTCAATCGTTGGATTTATTAGGACGAAAGCTATGGTTGCATAATGGCAAAGGCCAGCAGTTATTATTACAGAAAATCCAGAAAACATTGATGTCAGCGAAAGAAAAACCCGCATTGGCTGGGCTGGTTTCTGAATATCAAGGGTATCTCGATCTGTTTATTAAAACCACGATGACTCTGGGCGGCGCGTTACAGAAGGGTGAGGTTGAAAAAGGCTTAGCTAATTCCGCGGTCTATCTGGATATGATGGGGAAAATGGTTGTTGCTTGGCTGTGGATCGAAATGGCCGACAAAGCGACGTCGGTATTTGAAAATAAAGATTCTGCCGAGGATCAGCAGTTTCTAGCAGGCAAGCTACAAGCTGCTCAATACTTTATTCGTTGGGAGTTGCCTAAAGTCACGCATCAAGCCAATTTATTACAAGGTTTTGATGAGACGTGTATGTCGATGCAAGCGGATTGGTTTTGA
- a CDS encoding TPR domain protein codes for MELFFSQFHLLRPVWLLALIPALVLFILLLKRRLASARWNGIIDESLMPHVLDQMPTEQSRWPLWFILFAWVFTSIALSGPAWEQLPQPVQKKEDALVIVLDMSLSMAAQDVSPDRATRARQKVIDILKQRKEGLTALVAYAGDAYTVTPLTDDADTIINLVPALSPFIMPAMGSRPDKALALADKLILDAGLIKAKFLLITDGIQPKDIARIEKTLGRKKQQLSILTLGTEEGAPIAMQEGGFKRDSKGNIVLPKLELETIKQLATELNIRWHQMSFDDTDWQYLLDTDNRLQDSAAQENSIRNHSLDKNVIERQFDLWADQGYWLIFIVIIIAAFSFRRGWLLSIVFVITLQPETSYASVWDDAWQTKDQQAQKSFEQDPAKAAELFKDPNWKASSLYRAEKYEEAAENFSIDTHASSKQQAESHFNRGNALAHAGKLDQAIKAYEESLKLNNELADAEFNKALVEELLKEQEQKESENDQDSDEQQDSDEKQDFDEKQDSDENKSNDENSDQQKSDSQDSEQDDDSEQDKSEKQESDQKDSDEKENDKKDAEETDSDKKEAQSEQDKKSEEERKEQAEQERKAEQAQEGDEMSREEKQALEQWLNRIPDDPGGLLKRKFLYQYKQRDHQDEGEVSW; via the coding sequence ATGGAGTTATTTTTTTCACAATTTCATTTATTACGTCCAGTTTGGTTGCTGGCGTTAATTCCTGCATTAGTGCTTTTTATTCTATTACTTAAGCGTCGCTTAGCGTCTGCCCGTTGGAATGGCATTATTGATGAATCATTAATGCCGCATGTACTTGACCAAATGCCGACTGAGCAATCTCGCTGGCCATTATGGTTTATTTTGTTTGCTTGGGTCTTCACTAGCATTGCATTATCAGGTCCAGCTTGGGAACAGCTCCCTCAACCGGTACAGAAAAAAGAAGATGCCTTAGTGATCGTTTTAGATATGTCACTATCGATGGCCGCACAAGACGTAAGCCCCGACCGTGCGACGCGGGCACGACAAAAAGTCATCGATATATTAAAACAACGTAAAGAAGGCTTAACAGCACTAGTGGCTTACGCCGGGGATGCTTATACCGTAACCCCGCTCACCGATGATGCCGATACTATTATCAATTTGGTTCCTGCCCTATCGCCTTTCATAATGCCAGCCATGGGCAGTCGACCTGATAAAGCATTAGCCTTAGCGGATAAGCTCATTCTTGATGCGGGATTAATAAAAGCTAAGTTTTTATTAATAACCGATGGCATTCAACCAAAAGATATTGCCCGTATTGAAAAAACACTGGGACGCAAAAAACAGCAGCTTTCTATATTGACGCTGGGCACAGAGGAAGGTGCTCCCATCGCCATGCAAGAAGGTGGTTTCAAGCGCGATAGCAAAGGCAATATTGTTTTACCCAAACTAGAGCTGGAAACCATTAAGCAACTAGCCACTGAATTAAATATTCGCTGGCACCAAATGAGTTTTGATGACACCGATTGGCAATATCTGCTAGACACGGATAATCGCTTGCAAGATTCTGCGGCTCAAGAAAATTCGATTAGAAACCATTCACTTGATAAGAATGTAATAGAGCGACAGTTTGATCTGTGGGCTGATCAAGGATATTGGCTTATTTTTATTGTAATTATTATTGCCGCTTTTTCATTTCGTCGCGGCTGGTTATTATCGATTGTATTTGTCATCACCCTACAACCTGAAACAAGCTACGCCAGCGTGTGGGATGACGCATGGCAAACAAAAGATCAACAAGCTCAGAAATCATTTGAACAAGACCCCGCAAAGGCTGCTGAGTTGTTTAAAGATCCAAATTGGAAAGCGTCTAGCTTATATCGCGCAGAAAAGTACGAAGAAGCTGCTGAGAACTTTAGCATCGATACTCATGCTTCTTCGAAGCAACAAGCAGAAAGTCATTTCAATCGCGGCAACGCTCTAGCCCATGCAGGTAAACTTGACCAAGCAATTAAAGCCTATGAAGAATCATTAAAATTAAATAATGAATTGGCCGATGCCGAATTTAATAAAGCCTTGGTTGAAGAATTATTAAAAGAGCAAGAGCAGAAAGAGTCCGAGAACGATCAAGACTCCGACGAGCAGCAGGATTCTGATGAAAAACAAGATTTTGATGAAAAACAAGACTCAGATGAAAACAAATCAAATGATGAGAATTCTGATCAACAAAAATCCGATTCTCAAGATTCAGAACAGGATGATGATTCAGAACAGGATAAATCTGAAAAACAAGAATCTGATCAGAAGGATTCTGACGAAAAAGAAAATGACAAAAAAGATGCAGAAGAAACTGACTCAGATAAAAAAGAAGCTCAATCTGAGCAAGACAAAAAATCTGAAGAAGAGCGTAAAGAGCAAGCAGAGCAAGAGAGAAAAGCAGAACAGGCTCAAGAAGGCGATGAGATGTCTCGAGAAGAAAAGCAGGCATTAGAACAGTGGCTCAACCGCATTCCTGATGACCCTGGTGGACTGTTAAAACGCAAATTTTTATATCAATATAAACAACGTGATCATCAAGACGAAGGCGAAGTCTCATGGTAA
- a CDS encoding MoxR-like ATPase, with translation MQQGFKQLSQALSANIIGQQHLIERLLIALLADGHLLVEGAPGLAKTKAINALADHIEGDFKRIQFTPDLLPGDITGTEIYRPEEGTFKFQQGPIFHNLILADEINRAPAKVQSALLEAMAERQVSVGGNTMKLEKLFLVMATQNPIEQEGTYPLPEAQLDRFLMHVVIGYPDAEAEQKILRLVRGEAMDQAPHIGEKMTQADIFAARQETLNLHLSESVEQYIVQLVMATRNPEQYGEDLANWIDYGASPRGTIALERCARAHAWLNNRDFVSPDDVQAIAHDVLRHRILLSFEAEANGMTTNKVINELITRVPVA, from the coding sequence ATGCAGCAAGGATTCAAACAATTATCGCAAGCATTGAGCGCCAATATCATTGGCCAACAGCATTTAATTGAACGCTTATTAATCGCTCTTTTGGCAGATGGTCACTTATTAGTAGAAGGTGCTCCAGGCCTTGCGAAGACCAAAGCGATTAATGCTTTGGCCGATCATATTGAAGGTGACTTCAAACGTATTCAGTTCACCCCAGACTTATTACCTGGCGATATTACCGGTACTGAAATTTACCGCCCAGAAGAAGGCACGTTTAAATTTCAGCAAGGCCCTATTTTTCATAATTTAATTTTAGCCGATGAAATTAACCGCGCCCCGGCCAAAGTACAAAGTGCCTTATTAGAAGCCATGGCTGAACGCCAGGTGTCTGTCGGTGGCAATACGATGAAGCTGGAAAAACTCTTTCTAGTAATGGCCACGCAAAACCCAATTGAGCAAGAAGGCACCTACCCATTACCAGAAGCCCAGCTCGACCGCTTTTTGATGCATGTAGTCATCGGTTATCCGGATGCCGAAGCTGAGCAAAAGATTCTTCGTTTAGTGCGTGGAGAAGCTATGGACCAAGCCCCTCATATCGGTGAAAAAATGACGCAAGCAGATATTTTTGCTGCGCGCCAAGAAACATTAAACTTGCACTTAAGCGAATCCGTAGAGCAATACATTGTGCAGCTGGTCATGGCAACACGTAACCCTGAGCAGTATGGCGAAGATCTTGCGAACTGGATTGATTATGGCGCAAGTCCACGAGGCACCATCGCACTAGAGCGCTGTGCACGTGCCCATGCGTGGCTTAACAACCGTGATTTTGTTAGCCCAGATGATGTCCAAGCGATTGCCCACGATGTATTGCGCCATCGTATTCTTTTAAGTTTCGAAGCAGAAGCCAACGGCATGACCACTAATAAAGTAATCAACGAATTGATTACTCGTGTTCCGGTCGCCTAA
- a CDS encoding Delta-9 fatty acid desaturase: MNSQNTKQKPPINWVPVIMFSVSTLALLTLVPWYGIQYGYNASAVVAFVIITWLTGMSITGGYHRLWSHNAYEAHPILRVWYALWGATAMQNTILDWCSGHRVHHRHCDDVELDPYSAKRGLWFSHMGWMLRKYPSGQVNFDNVKNLMNDPVVMWQYKYYLPITLGMNFGIPIILGLIFGDVVGMLLLAGVARLVLAHHITFFINSIAHKWGSQPYTDENTARDNTFFAFLTHGEGYHNYHHIFQTDYRNGIRWFHWDPTKWFIKACSWVGLTKNLKKVPDFKIQRAKVKMQFKRANEQLAQASNTDQFSDNIDQWKQTLEKEYDDFKILLNEWTELQTGKYQQTCKTLQEKWQGASIHIRFKEIEDGLKLQHERLQEFNAQFSFVKV; this comes from the coding sequence ATGAATAGTCAAAATACAAAGCAAAAGCCCCCGATTAACTGGGTTCCCGTGATTATGTTTTCTGTCAGTACTTTGGCCTTATTAACCTTAGTGCCTTGGTATGGCATTCAGTATGGCTACAATGCCTCTGCTGTCGTCGCTTTTGTAATCATTACTTGGTTAACAGGTATGTCTATTACAGGTGGATACCACCGTCTTTGGTCTCATAATGCTTATGAGGCTCATCCTATTCTTCGTGTTTGGTATGCCTTATGGGGCGCAACGGCGATGCAGAATACGATTTTGGATTGGTGTTCAGGTCATCGAGTGCATCATCGTCACTGTGATGATGTTGAGCTAGACCCTTATTCTGCTAAACGTGGTTTGTGGTTCTCTCACATGGGTTGGATGTTGCGTAAATACCCTAGCGGCCAGGTTAACTTTGATAACGTTAAAAACCTGATGAATGACCCTGTTGTGATGTGGCAATATAAGTATTACTTACCGATTACGTTAGGCATGAACTTCGGTATTCCGATTATATTGGGTTTAATATTTGGTGATGTTGTGGGCATGTTGTTGCTAGCGGGTGTAGCGCGATTAGTTTTGGCACACCACATTACTTTCTTTATCAATTCCATTGCTCATAAATGGGGTTCACAGCCTTATACGGATGAGAATACCGCTCGTGATAATACGTTCTTTGCTTTCTTAACTCATGGCGAGGGCTATCACAATTATCACCATATTTTCCAAACAGATTATCGCAATGGCATTCGCTGGTTCCACTGGGACCCCACTAAATGGTTCATTAAAGCGTGTTCTTGGGTTGGTTTGACAAAGAATTTGAAGAAAGTGCCTGACTTCAAAATTCAGCGTGCGAAAGTGAAAATGCAATTTAAGCGAGCGAATGAGCAGTTAGCACAAGCGAGTAACACGGATCAGTTCTCAGATAATATTGATCAGTGGAAACAAACATTAGAAAAAGAATATGACGATTTCAAAATATTGTTGAATGAGTGGACTGAATTACAAACTGGAAAATACCAGCAAACGTGTAAGACTTTGCAAGAAAAATGGCAGGGCGCATCAATTCATATTCGTTTTAAAGAAATAGAAGATGGTCTAAAGCTCCAGCATGAGCGTTTGCAGGAATTCAATGCTCAGTTTTCTTTTGTGAAAGTTTAA
- a CDS encoding GGDEF domain protein, with protein MTKASFEFSEMHWLMDVLQSIDVGLVILDRDYKIQLWNGFMENHSGLRPDEVHDKSLFESFNDIPETWFRQKSEPVFELKTRTFTIWEQRPYLFKFKNYRPITGRASTMYQNSSIIPLESIDGTVKHICLIVYDVTDTAVNQEDLTKANEHLAYLSQTDSLTELFNRGFWEEEFQREHKRCVRSHNPSSLVMFDIDHFKNVNDTYGHQAGDEVIRTLASIVRQTARETDICGRYGGEEFTILLVDTDAAAAANFAERLRKKIDALIVKTDEHEIKFTISSGIAEYSPNFKKHTQWIEAADKALYHSKENGRNRTTVYQQK; from the coding sequence ATGACCAAAGCAAGCTTCGAGTTTTCAGAAATGCACTGGCTGATGGATGTACTGCAAAGTATTGATGTAGGTTTAGTTATTTTAGACAGAGATTACAAAATTCAACTATGGAATGGTTTTATGGAAAACCACAGTGGTCTTCGCCCTGATGAAGTTCACGATAAATCCTTATTTGAATCTTTTAACGATATTCCAGAAACGTGGTTTCGCCAAAAGTCAGAGCCTGTTTTCGAATTAAAAACTCGAACCTTTACTATTTGGGAGCAACGACCTTATCTTTTTAAATTTAAGAACTACCGCCCTATTACTGGTCGGGCGTCGACCATGTATCAAAATAGCAGTATAATTCCTTTAGAATCAATTGATGGTACCGTTAAGCATATTTGTTTAATTGTTTATGATGTGACCGATACCGCCGTTAACCAAGAAGATCTCACAAAAGCAAATGAACACTTAGCCTATCTCAGCCAAACCGATAGCTTAACTGAACTATTTAATCGTGGATTTTGGGAGGAAGAATTTCAACGAGAGCATAAGCGCTGTGTTCGCTCACACAACCCAAGCTCTTTAGTGATGTTTGATATTGACCACTTCAAGAATGTTAATGATACTTATGGACACCAAGCAGGCGACGAGGTCATTAGAACTCTAGCTTCCATCGTAAGGCAAACAGCACGAGAAACTGATATATGCGGACGCTACGGTGGGGAAGAATTTACAATTTTACTCGTTGATACCGATGCGGCAGCTGCCGCTAATTTCGCCGAACGGCTACGTAAAAAAATAGATGCCTTAATCGTTAAAACGGATGAACATGAAATAAAATTCACCATTAGCTCTGGTATTGCTGAATATTCACCTAATTTCAAAAAACATACGCAGTGGATTGAAGCAGCTGATAAAGCACTCTATCATTCCAAAGAGAACGGTCGAAATCGCACAACCGTTTATCAACAGAAGTGA
- a CDS encoding Type III restriction family enzyme, res subunit, translated as MASFQLRDYQQEAVSATLKHFRKTNESAVIVLPTGSGKSLVIAELARLAKQKILILTHVKELVEQNHQKYESYGLTAGIYSAGLKKKENQYQVTFASIQSAARNLSDFNHQYSLIIIDECHRVNMANDNKTQEQEPKPDQSQEQEDLNQYQKIIHQLKQSNPDVKLLGLTATPYRLGMGWIYRKHYRGIVRSESERPFEHCIYELPLRYLIKRQYLTEPKLVDATIEHYDFSSLCENSSGEYNATDVNHLLNKNHRVTQGIIEQVIELGDKRQGIMIFAATVDHAKEIFSYLPAQHSALITGATDSAERDHLIKAFKLKELKYLVNVSVLTTGFDAPHVDMIAILRPTQSVSLYQQIIGRGLRLCDNKKDCLVIDYTGNDFDLYQPEVGEKKPNSQSQPVQVSCPSCEFPNIFWGICDDDGHLVEHYGRRCQGLIEDQQCDYRFVFKECPHCGGENDIAARKCLQCSSVLVDPDDMLKKALQLKDAKVLRCAGTSLIEQEGKLKVIYHDEEGSELSESFDFSKANQVIIFNQLFSQRLKINLSTTKEIKIESIAQALKVSAYFPSPDFVIARKQKYYWKIKERLFDYQGRYRKANQL; from the coding sequence GTGGCAAGCTTTCAACTTAGAGATTACCAACAAGAAGCCGTTTCTGCGACGCTAAAGCACTTTCGTAAAACCAATGAATCTGCAGTGATTGTTTTGCCCACAGGGTCTGGTAAGAGTTTAGTTATTGCCGAGCTTGCACGCTTAGCAAAACAAAAAATCCTTATCCTTACTCACGTAAAAGAGCTGGTAGAGCAAAATCATCAAAAATATGAAAGCTATGGTTTAACCGCGGGTATTTATTCTGCGGGGTTAAAAAAGAAAGAAAACCAATACCAAGTAACGTTTGCGAGCATCCAATCTGCCGCTAGGAACCTTTCAGACTTTAATCATCAATACTCTTTAATTATTATTGATGAATGCCACCGCGTAAACATGGCCAATGATAATAAAACCCAAGAGCAAGAACCAAAACCAGATCAGAGTCAGGAACAAGAGGACCTGAATCAATATCAGAAAATAATTCATCAATTAAAACAGTCAAACCCAGACGTTAAGTTATTAGGCCTCACCGCAACACCCTATCGTCTTGGCATGGGCTGGATTTATCGTAAGCATTATCGCGGCATTGTACGCAGTGAAAGCGAACGTCCTTTTGAACATTGTATTTATGAGCTGCCACTGCGCTACTTAATTAAACGTCAGTATTTAACCGAGCCTAAATTAGTCGATGCCACAATTGAACACTACGATTTCAGCAGTCTCTGTGAAAACTCATCGGGTGAATATAATGCTACGGATGTTAATCATCTATTAAATAAAAATCATAGAGTCACTCAAGGCATCATTGAGCAGGTTATTGAGCTAGGAGATAAACGCCAAGGCATTATGATATTTGCGGCTACGGTTGATCATGCCAAAGAAATTTTCAGTTATCTACCCGCACAACATAGCGCGTTAATTACCGGCGCAACCGATAGCGCTGAGCGTGATCATTTAATTAAGGCATTTAAACTCAAGGAGCTTAAATATCTTGTTAATGTCTCTGTATTGACCACAGGTTTTGATGCGCCTCATGTTGATATGATCGCCATATTACGCCCCACACAATCGGTCAGTCTTTATCAACAAATAATCGGTCGCGGATTACGGCTATGCGATAACAAGAAAGACTGTTTAGTGATTGATTACACTGGTAATGATTTTGACCTCTATCAACCTGAAGTGGGTGAGAAAAAACCCAATAGCCAAAGTCAGCCGGTACAAGTTTCTTGCCCCAGTTGTGAGTTTCCTAATATTTTTTGGGGTATTTGTGATGATGATGGTCACTTAGTTGAACATTATGGTCGCCGCTGCCAAGGGCTTATAGAAGACCAACAGTGTGATTATCGTTTTGTATTTAAGGAGTGCCCACACTGCGGCGGTGAAAACGATATTGCGGCTCGAAAATGTTTACAATGCTCATCAGTATTGGTCGATCCTGACGATATGCTAAAAAAAGCACTACAGTTAAAAGATGCTAAGGTTTTACGCTGTGCAGGAACGAGCTTAATAGAACAAGAAGGAAAACTAAAAGTTATCTACCATGACGAAGAAGGCAGCGAACTGAGCGAGTCATTTGATTTTTCAAAAGCAAACCAGGTCATTATTTTTAATCAGCTATTTTCACAGCGCTTAAAAATTAATTTGTCGACCACCAAAGAGATAAAAATAGAAAGCATTGCTCAAGCCTTAAAAGTCTCAGCCTACTTTCCGAGCCCTGATTTCGTGATTGCGCGCAAGCAAAAGTATTATTGGAAAATAAAAGAAAGACTGTTTGATTACCAAGGGCGTTATCGCAAGGCCAACCAGCTATAA
- a CDS encoding Enoyl-CoA hydratase encodes MSEKLIVEVSDHIMTITFNRPEMYNPLDPESYFLLAQAMYRLQHDDELRVAVVQANGKHFSSGLELDKWAPIFANGEYPDLPPEHLDPYGNKGEVLTKPVIMAVQGICYTSGLELLLNTDIRIATPEARFAQLEVQRGIYPCGGGTVRLPREIGWSNAQRYILTGDEFTAQQALEWGMVQELVERDQLHEHARSIAKKIAKAAPLGVQAALRSAKTCRVHGQEAALKTLFTDLPKIMKSEDAKEGIASFLQRREAKFTGK; translated from the coding sequence ATGAGTGAAAAGTTAATTGTAGAAGTCAGTGATCACATTATGACGATCACCTTTAATCGCCCAGAAATGTACAATCCGCTGGATCCTGAAAGCTATTTTCTATTAGCCCAGGCGATGTATCGCTTGCAGCATGACGATGAGTTACGAGTTGCCGTAGTACAGGCTAATGGTAAGCATTTCAGTTCGGGTTTGGAATTGGATAAATGGGCTCCTATTTTTGCCAATGGTGAATATCCTGACTTACCACCAGAGCACCTAGATCCTTATGGTAATAAAGGTGAGGTATTAACCAAGCCCGTTATTATGGCAGTACAGGGTATCTGCTATACCTCAGGTTTAGAGTTGCTATTAAATACGGATATTCGGATCGCGACCCCAGAAGCTAGATTTGCTCAGTTAGAAGTTCAGCGCGGTATCTATCCTTGTGGTGGTGGTACGGTGCGTTTGCCTAGAGAAATTGGTTGGAGTAATGCTCAGCGTTACATTCTGACGGGCGATGAGTTCACTGCACAGCAAGCGTTGGAGTGGGGGATGGTGCAAGAGTTGGTTGAGCGAGATCAGTTGCATGAACATGCACGCTCAATCGCTAAGAAAATAGCCAAGGCCGCGCCATTGGGTGTACAGGCTGCTTTGCGTTCGGCCAAGACGTGTCGAGTTCATGGCCAGGAAGCGGCTTTAAAGACACTGTTCACGGATCTGCCTAAAATTATGAAAAGTGAAGATGCTAAAGAAGGGATCGCTTCGTTCTTGCAAAGACGAGAGGCTAAATTTACGGGTAAATAA